A part of Melospiza georgiana isolate bMelGeo1 chromosome 16, bMelGeo1.pri, whole genome shotgun sequence genomic DNA contains:
- the GNG13 gene encoding guanine nucleotide-binding protein G(I)/G(S)/G(O) subunit gamma-13, whose amino-acid sequence MDEWDLPQWKKEVESLKYQLAYKREMSSKTIPEFVKWIEDGIPEDPFLNPELMKNNPWVEKVNKKIIAQNHGHTGQPWVGKAKLADPSAPAQLSTALKQVPDVDVPLEQVSDVDVPLEQVSDAEDPLEQVSDVGVPLEQVSDVEDPLEQVSDVGVPLEQVPDVGVPLEQVSDVGVPLEQVSDVEDPLEQVPDVGVPLEQVPDVGVPLEQVPDVGVPLEQVSDVGVPLEQVSDVGVPLEQVSDVDVPLEQVSDVGVPLEQVPDAEDPLEQVPDVGVPP is encoded by the exons ATGGATGAGTGGGATCTCCCACAATGGAAAAAAGAGGTGGAAAGCCTCAAGTACCAGCTGGCCTACAAGAGGGAGATGTCCTCCAAGACCATACCTGA GTTTGTGAAGTGGATCGAGGACGGCATTCCCGAGGATCCCTTCCTGAACCCGGAGCTGATGAAGAACAACCCCTGGGTGGAGAAAG TTAATAAAAAGATAATAGCCCAAAATCATGGGCACACAGGCCAGCCATGGGTTGGAAAGGCAAAACTAGCTGATccttcagctccagctcagctcagcacgGCCCTAAAGCAGGTCCCTGATGTAGATGTTCCCCTAGAGCAGGTCTCTGATGTAGATGTTCCCCTAGAGCAG GTCTCTGATGCAGAGGATCCCCTAGAGCAG GTCTCTGATGTTGGGGTGCCCCTAGAGCAGGTCTCTGATGTAGAGGATCCCCTAGAGCAGGTCTCTGAT GTTGGGGTGCCCCTAGAGCAGGTCCCTGATGTAGGGGTGCCCCTAGAGCAG GTCTCTGATGTTGGGGTGCCCCTAGAGCAGGTCTCTGATGTAGAGGATCCCCTAGAGCAGGTCCCTGATGTAGGGGTGCCCCTAGAGCAGGTCCCTGATGTTGGGGTGCCCCTAGAGCAGGTCCCTGATGTAGGGGTGCCCCTAGAGCAGGTCTCTGATGTTGGGGTGCCCCTAGAGCAGGTCTCTGATGTTGGGGTGCCCCTAGAGCAGGTCTCTGATGTAGATGTTCCCCTAGAGCAGGTCTCTGATGTTGGGGTGCCCCTAGAGCAGGTCCCTGATGCAGAGGATCCCCTAGAGCAGGTCCCTGATGTTGGGGTGCCCCCCTAG
- the CHTF18 gene encoding chromosome transmission fidelity protein 18 homolog → MASAEDGPEDWAEDGPDDGFYERFADELEVLAELGDEPSPPAGPKTSQFRSKRQPPEQPDLPGNSPGGTGAKKRDRDCVPAVSPAAAEPHTPKPKRQRLEAVKKLDFGADDELAPDVPWDGGPEAPLAPHDTSSNHLEMSGMVPMQTTPPLEKKRVLRRPPVLEDYINVTSTQGTRVFLVLRDDPCRTGLELPDSLGWNARRPLHLLGVPFSYLKEQVAEERRRQVLEASQQLTEIINSCLGSEAGTESPDPSVDTAPAAQEEPASHCLWVDKFTPQRYMELLSDDYTNRCLLKWLKLWDAVVFGKDKAGKKPKPNPAANPPLSHPKEHPNKWKTKVQLTEEMLEAELDQHKRPKHKVALLCGPPGLGKTTLAHVIARHAGYNAVEMNASDDRSPEVFQTRIEAATQMRSVLGSHERPNCLIIDEIDGAPAASINVLLSIIQRKDSEGEAGAGRRRRREGGLLLRPIICICNDQFVPALRPLRQQSFLLSFPRTAPSRLAQRLSEIALRQGMRADTGALLALCEKTDSDIRSCINTLQFLHGRGQKELSVQMVQTMRIGLKDQNKGLFSIWQEIFQLPKPQRHRIGMDPSLPAQLQLGDEDLSHPGGFNSSSHRFHHILHLSISSGEQEKLAQGLFENFLNMKVRDSSLGSVCLALEWLGFSDLLGRAVLQAQSFQLLRYLPFLPVAFHLLFAAAAVPRLAYPSSQPEAAAKLGQMQNLVLSMVSGIAPGARSRAGQQALVLDVLCLLLDIIAPRLRPVNTQLYSLKEKQQLAELISTMLTYNLTYLQERLPEGQYVFKLDPNVEAVCRFPALPARRQLSYQAKQLIAREIELEKMRRTEARSLAQDPGNGPGEELGDAEPAGTPNHHQRLEHIVRRAALQDKPELDFFGRPLQRKEAAKAPAPQVSKEESLELQMGKAVGRSDVWFRFNEGFSNAVRRNLYIRDLL, encoded by the exons ccccgaAGCCGAAGCGGCAGCGCCTGGAAGCTGTTAAGAAGCTCGATTTCGGTGCGGACGATGAGTTGGCTCCGGATGTCCCCTGGGATGGTGGCCCAGAGGCACCTCTGGCTCCCCACGATACCAG CTCGAACCACCTGGAGATGAGTGGAATGGTCCCCATGCAGACCACACCACCCTTGGAAAAGAAGAGGGTGCTGAGGAGACCCCCCGTCCTGGAGGACTACATCAACGTGACATCCACCCAGGGCACCAGGGTCTTCCTGGTGCTGAGGGATGAtccctgcaggacagggctggag CTCCCGGATTCCCTGGGCTGGAACGCTCGCAGGCCGCTCCACTTGCTGGGGGTGCCCTTCTCCTACCTGAAGGAGCAGGTGGCTGAGGAG CGTCGCAGGCAGGTTCTGGAGGCCTCCCAGCAGCTGACAGAGATCATCAACAG ctgcctggggagcgAGGCCGGCACCGAGAGCCCGGATCCCAGCgtggacacagccccagcagcccaggaggagcctgcATCCCACTGCCTCTGGGTGGACAAGTTCACCCCCCAGCGCTACATGGAGCTGCTCAGTGATGAT TACACCAACCGCTGCCTGCTCAAGTGGCTCAAGCTGTGGGACGCGGTGGTGTTCGGCAAGGACAAGGCTGGCAAGAAGCCCAAGCCCAACCCTGCAGCCAATCCCCCCCTCAGCCACCCCAAGGAACATCCCAACAAGTGGAAAACCAAGGTGCAGCTCACCGAGGAGATGCTGGAGGCTGAGCTGGACCAGCACAAGAGACCCAAACACAAG gtggccctgctctgtgggcCCCCTGGCCTGGGCAAGACCACGCTGGCCCACGTCATCGCCAGGCACGCAGGGTACAACGCCGTGGAGATGAATGCCAG CGATGACCGCAGCCCTGAGGTGTTCCAGACCAGGATTGAAGCTGCCACCCAGATGAGGTCGGTGCTGGGCTCCCACGAGAGGCCCAACTGCCTCATCATCGACGAGATCGACGGCGCGCCCGCG GCCTCCATCAATGTCCTGCTGTCCATCATCCAGAGGAAGGACAGCGAGGGCGAGGCGGGCgcagggcggcggcggcggcgtgAGGGAGGGCTCCTGCTCAGGCCCATCATCTGCATCTGCAATGACCA GTTCGTGCCCGCGCTGCGCCCGCTGCGGCAGCAATCCTTCCTGCTCAGCTTCCCCCGCACGGCGCCCTCCCGCCTGGCCCAGCGCCTCAGCGAG ATCGCGCTCCGGCAGGGAATGCGCGCGGACACGGGCGCGCTGCTGGCGCTCTGTGAGAAAACCGACAGCGACATCCGCTCCTGCATCAAcaccctgcag ttcctgcaCGGCCGAGGGCAGAAGGAGCTGAGTGTGCAGATGGTGCAGACCATGAGGATTGGCCTGAAGGACCAGAACAAGGGGCTCTTCTCCATCTGGCAGGAGATTTTCCAGCTGCCCAAGCCCCAGAG GCACAGGATAGGAATGGACccctctctgccagcccagctccagctgggggACGAGGACCTGTCCCACCCTGGGGGCTTCAATTCCTCCTCCCACCGCTTCCACCACATCCTGCACCTCTCCATCTCCTCGGgggagcaggagaagctggCCCAG GGCCTGTTTGAGAACTTCCTGAACATGAAGGTGCGGGATTCCAGCCTGGGCTCCGTGTGCCTGGCCCTGGAGTGGCTGGGCTTCTCTGACCTGCTGGGCAGGGCCGTGCTGCAGGCCCAGAGCTTCCAGCTGCTGCGCTACCTGCCCTTCCTGCCCGTGGCCTTCCACCTGCTCttcgccgccgccgccgtgcCCCGCCTGGCCTACCCCAGCAGCCAGCCCGAG gccgCGGCCAAGCTGGGCCAGATGCAGAACCTGGTGCTGTCCATGGTGTCGGGGATCGCGCCGGGCGCCCGGAGCCGCGCGGGGCAGCAGGCGCTGGTGCTGGAcgtgctgtgcctgctgctggaCATCATCGCCCCCAGACTGCGCCCC gTGAACACGCAACTCTACAGCctgaaggagaagcagcagctggctgagctcATCAGCACCATGCTCACCTACAACCTCACCTACCTGCAGGAGCGCCTGCCCGAGGGCCAGTACGTCTTCAAGCTGGACCC gaatgtTGAGGCCGTGTGCCGCTTCCCGGCCCTGCCGGCCCGCAGGCAGCTCAGCTACCAGGCCAAGCAGCTCATTGCCAGGGAGATCGAGCTGGAGAAGATGAGGAGGACAGAGGCACGGAGCCTGGCCCAG GACCCCGGGAATGGCCccggggaggagctgggggacGCGGAGCCAGCGGGGACCCCCAACCACCACCAGCGCCTGGAGCACATCGtgaggagagcagccctgcaggacaag cctgagctggaCTTTTTTGGGAGGCCACTCCAGAGGAAAGAGGCGGCCAAGGCCCCAG ccccccaggTTTCCAAGGAGGagtccctggagctgcagatggGAAAGGCCGTGGGCAGGAGCGACGTCTGGTTCCGCTTCAACGAGGGCTTCTCCAACGCTGTCAGGAGGAACCTCTACATCAGGGACCTGCTCTAG